One genomic region from Amycolatopsis sp. FBCC-B4732 encodes:
- a CDS encoding helix-turn-helix transcriptional regulator — protein sequence MPTDHLSRTFAALADPTRRAILARLSAGEATVNELAEPFPMSLPAVSRHLKVLEQAGLITRGRTRQWRPCRLAAKPLEDVADWVAAYRPFWDDGFDRLDEHLRSLRSGGERA from the coding sequence ATGCCCACGGACCACCTGAGCCGCACGTTCGCGGCCCTCGCCGACCCGACCCGGCGCGCCATCCTCGCCCGGCTTTCGGCGGGCGAGGCGACGGTGAACGAGCTCGCCGAGCCGTTCCCGATGAGCCTGCCCGCCGTCTCGCGGCACCTCAAGGTGCTGGAGCAGGCCGGGCTCATCACCCGCGGCCGCACGCGCCAGTGGCGGCCCTGCCGGCTGGCGGCGAAACCCCTTGAAGACGTCGCCGACTGGGTGGCGGCCTACCGCCCGTTCTGGGACGACGGGTTCGACCGCCTCGACGAGCACCTGCGCTCGCTGAGGAGCGGGGGCGAGCGTGCCTGA
- a CDS encoding SRPBCC domain-containing protein codes for MPELTITRVFDAPRELVFAAWTDPDQLASWLGPHGYTGCAVTLATRPGGAWRACIRSPEGDEHWMHGTYREITAPERLVFTFTWDTEGDLRAETLVTIDFADLDGKTEMTFVQAGFPAAADRDDHHGGWTSSFDDLAGFIHHRGEEDR; via the coding sequence GTGCCTGAGCTGACCATCACCCGCGTCTTCGACGCGCCCCGCGAGCTCGTCTTCGCCGCCTGGACCGACCCCGACCAGCTGGCGAGCTGGCTCGGTCCGCACGGCTACACCGGCTGCGCGGTCACGCTCGCGACGCGGCCGGGCGGCGCCTGGCGGGCGTGCATCCGCTCCCCCGAAGGCGACGAGCACTGGATGCACGGCACCTACCGCGAGATCACCGCCCCCGAGCGGCTCGTGTTCACCTTCACCTGGGACACCGAGGGCGACCTGCGCGCCGAGACCCTCGTGACGATCGACTTCGCCGATCTGGACGGCAAGACGGAGATGACCTTCGTCCAAGCCGGCTTCCCCGCCGCCGCCGACCGCGACGACCACCACGGCGGCTGGACCTCCAGCTTCGACGACCTGGCCGGCTTCATCCACCACCGAGGAGAGGAAGACCGATGA
- a CDS encoding DUF899 domain-containing protein, which yields MTATQHALPEIVSPEEWQAARDALLVKEKEHMKAADHLAAERRRLPMVPFTKPYVFESAEGKKSLLDLFDGRPQLIVYHFMLHPGDEAGCPGCSLLVDNMPHLAHLHDRDVTLQVVAPATLAEIESYKGRMGWDVPWVSAHGSDFTEDCGVGMGFGISVFLRTGDDVYRTYFTSNRGGEMFLASHRYLDVTPLGRQEAWEEESRGDDGPGAWWRRHDEY from the coding sequence ATGACCGCCACCCAGCACGCCCTGCCCGAGATCGTCTCGCCGGAGGAGTGGCAGGCCGCGCGCGACGCACTGCTCGTCAAGGAGAAGGAGCACATGAAGGCGGCGGACCACCTCGCCGCCGAACGCCGCCGGCTGCCGATGGTGCCGTTCACGAAGCCGTACGTCTTCGAGTCGGCGGAGGGGAAGAAGAGCCTGCTGGACCTGTTCGACGGACGGCCCCAGCTGATCGTCTACCACTTCATGCTGCACCCGGGCGACGAAGCGGGCTGCCCCGGCTGCTCGCTGCTCGTCGACAACATGCCGCACCTGGCCCACCTGCACGACCGCGACGTCACGCTCCAGGTCGTCGCGCCGGCGACGCTCGCCGAGATCGAGAGCTACAAGGGCCGGATGGGCTGGGACGTGCCGTGGGTGTCCGCGCACGGCAGCGACTTCACCGAGGACTGCGGCGTCGGCATGGGCTTCGGGATCAGCGTGTTCCTGCGCACCGGCGACGACGTGTACCGGACGTACTTCACCAGCAACCGCGGCGGCGAGATGTTCCTCGCCTCGCACCGCTACCTCGACGTCACGCCGCTGGGGCGGCAGGAGGCGTGGGAAGAGGAGAGCCGGGGCGACGACGGTCCCGGCGCCTGGTGGCGCCGGCACGACGAATACTGA
- a CDS encoding ATP/GTP-binding protein, whose amino-acid sequence MTSAKIVVAGGFGAGKTTFVGSVSEIVPLTTEAMMTDASVGVDNLDHTPGKSTTTVAMDFGRVSLDADLILYLFGTPGQQRFWFMWDDLVRGAIGAVVLADTRRLADSFAPIDFFEDRGLPYIVGVNTFDGVLEHDINDVREALSIDPNIPIVRCDARDRESTKQTLITLVEYAMRQWIALRAANAR is encoded by the coding sequence ATGACATCCGCCAAGATCGTGGTGGCTGGCGGTTTCGGAGCGGGGAAGACGACCTTCGTCGGGTCGGTGTCGGAGATCGTGCCGCTGACCACCGAGGCGATGATGACCGACGCCAGTGTCGGCGTCGACAACCTCGACCACACGCCGGGCAAGTCGACGACGACGGTGGCGATGGACTTCGGGCGCGTCTCCCTGGACGCGGACCTGATCCTCTACCTGTTCGGCACTCCCGGCCAGCAGCGGTTCTGGTTCATGTGGGACGACCTCGTCCGCGGCGCGATCGGCGCGGTGGTGCTCGCCGACACGCGCCGGCTCGCGGACTCGTTCGCCCCGATCGACTTCTTCGAGGACCGGGGACTGCCGTACATCGTCGGCGTCAACACGTTCGACGGCGTGCTGGAGCACGACATCAACGACGTCCGCGAGGCACTGTCGATCGACCCGAACATCCCGATCGTCCGCTGCGACGCGCGGGACCGCGAGTCGACCAAGCAGACGCTCATCACGCTGGTCGAGTACGCCATGCGGCAGTGGATCGCGCTGCGGGCGGCCAACGCCCGCTGA
- a CDS encoding DUF742 domain-containing protein, translated as MSTGSGFNGEPPEGQQPAGREDDGTFADVLNGFTLDSGRARRKRKKSKESPPPPAAGAHAAAEPPAPAPSADPGDRVTSLVSPPGSTDGDSPRPGGLFDPGPPSGEFVMPAVFEQPPAPEELTAIVRPYALTGGRTRANYALELETLISAKDYAATGGFPEVAAEQIECISIMEECRTPRSVAEIVSALRVPLGVARVLISDAADAGLVTVHKTITGNDGAEAHLVLMERVLSGLRRL; from the coding sequence ATGAGCACGGGGTCCGGATTCAACGGCGAACCACCCGAGGGCCAGCAGCCCGCCGGGCGTGAGGACGACGGCACGTTCGCCGACGTCCTCAACGGGTTCACCCTGGATTCCGGCCGTGCCCGCCGGAAGCGCAAGAAGAGCAAGGAGTCCCCGCCACCCCCGGCCGCCGGTGCGCACGCGGCCGCGGAACCGCCGGCGCCCGCGCCGTCGGCCGACCCAGGAGATCGCGTGACCTCTTTAGTCTCTCCACCCGGCAGTACCGACGGGGACAGCCCGCGACCTGGTGGTTTGTTCGATCCGGGGCCACCCAGCGGCGAGTTCGTGATGCCCGCGGTGTTCGAGCAGCCGCCCGCGCCGGAGGAGCTGACGGCTATCGTCCGGCCCTACGCGCTGACCGGCGGCCGCACTCGGGCAAACTACGCCCTGGAGCTGGAGACACTGATCTCCGCGAAGGACTACGCTGCCACCGGTGGCTTCCCCGAAGTGGCCGCGGAGCAGATCGAGTGCATCTCGATCATGGAAGAGTGCCGGACCCCCCGTTCGGTCGCCGAGATCGTGTCGGCCTTGCGGGTGCCACTGGGTGTGGCCCGGGTGCTGATCAGCGACGCGGCCGACGCGGGGCTGGTCACGGTGCACAAGACGATTACGGGCAATGACGGCGCCGAGGCACATCTGGTGTTGATGGAAAGGGTTTTGAGTGGACTCCGTCGGCTATAA
- a CDS encoding roadblock/LC7 domain-containing protein, which yields MNSPSSAQPTQNQFGWLVNDFAERVPGVAHAVVVSADGLLLTASNRLPLDRADQLAAVASGLVSLTQGAARCFEAGAVNETVVEMELGIMVLMSISDGSCLAILAAPNCDIGQVAYEMTMLVDRVGQILTPELRAQLQGSGGSLIGEPVG from the coding sequence ATGAACTCGCCGAGTAGCGCCCAGCCGACGCAGAACCAGTTCGGCTGGCTGGTGAACGACTTCGCGGAGCGGGTGCCCGGCGTGGCCCACGCCGTGGTCGTCTCGGCGGACGGCTTGCTGCTGACCGCGTCGAACCGGCTCCCGCTCGACCGGGCCGACCAGCTCGCCGCGGTCGCTTCGGGTCTGGTCAGCCTCACCCAGGGCGCCGCCCGCTGCTTCGAGGCCGGCGCGGTCAACGAGACCGTCGTCGAGATGGAACTCGGGATCATGGTGCTGATGTCGATCAGCGACGGGTCCTGCCTCGCCATCCTCGCCGCCCCCAACTGCGACATCGGCCAGGTCGCCTACGAGATGACGATGCTCGTGGACCGGGTCGGCCAGATCCTCACGCCGGAGCTGCGCGCCCAGCTTCAGGGCTCCGGTGGGTCGCTGATCGGCGAACCGGTGGGATGA
- a CDS encoding nitrate- and nitrite sensing domain-containing protein yields MPVGELLGRAPRRSKGKALWHALVHWRDWSLPVKLSAVTVVPIVIALVLGITTIAAQVGRSDEYQRLDRLVALGGQVRALTGALQQERTVTAAMLTDGTVGGTPELAAARKATDAAVGPFTAAQSRAAAIEPGVAGAAGAATSQLGNLDFLRRQVDGGQLDPGQAITAFSDLAKPLVALDTAATAGAGDGTLGGTPAGLHELLVAGEQVSVSQALVSFGIARAGLSPSELATLRAAELRLGDRLVDFRSAAGDTLQRDFAAIAEGSQAQSRARMVESVLNAPSGAVDDAFRTLSPQDWNAASGAMRTQIGQVADRLGGAASATSAELVDESSSGAGLLAVLLFGAMVLAVAVVFLITRQLLRSLKVLRRSALDVAENALPEAVRNIQEGRAQGTDVRPVPVQTDDEVGEVARAFDKVHHQALRLATEQAAMRTGYGSVFVNLSRRSQSLVQRQLQLIEQLERDEEDADQLATLFQLDHLATRMRRNNENLMVLSGAEPGRRSGKPVGTTDMLRAAVSEIEQYQRVQVQPPPPARIVGYAASDLMRLVAELLDNATAFSAPETSVTVASRLGEDGSLNIDILDKGIGMNEAEVAEANTRLTEAGSVDLATSRRMGLFVVGRLASRHRIGVSLHGGKDIVGVRATVVVPADLVMPVTDGPATGPIGALQQHPASPAAGNRLPRRQVNGHSRPRPVVPQQPAMGEERWPSASDLAGLSDPRPPSDLEISGTALFAPLPKDDDTPPSPPRPTLPAVLPVPPQPPKQPKPDELPAGKDLFSANETTLSDWWRQATATPPAAPAPEPAPDRSETTPIFDEMLSAWFREDKPAAAPATPVTPAPSAPASAPSAEEPAAAEAEPQERRSWDFASDENFRTVQARSQAAPTAFTEAGLPRRRRGEQLMPGSAVPPPAAPTPAPSRPELPVRDPADVRGRLSSFQQGVTRGRQQARQSKPQAAGTEGATPATAAQPGTTAPARQPGGVASAFQPGAGDPAPQQAAGLSPAHQPGTDERAVGAPATQASADQSTGPQPETAAHQSASAAHPPTGTDRQPAGSQPNGLPQPRRQSPPAQSGQPGPGQAGALPNGLLQPGQAGAEPNGQSGPGQAGALPKGLLQPGQAGAEPNGQSGPGQAGALPNGLLQPGQAGAEPNGQSGAGQAGAEPNGQPGPGQAGALPNGLLPPGRPNGLPRPGQAGAQPNGLPQRGQAGAQPDGLLQPGQAGAQPNGVPQPIPPGAPDGLPQRGQTAPPPATDLHPPAQPPSDEPEVPTATGRPSTPPSSLPSRRGAGAETPETPEAPVPREETSAVEVTTEWNFGTDDGWRAVQAVSQSAPATFTSAGLPRRRRGEQLLPGSAGPPTGATAPRPQRDAHDVRGRLRSFQQGIERGRHRTAQAAETNHETLEGE; encoded by the coding sequence GTGCCCGTGGGGGAGCTGCTCGGCCGAGCGCCCCGGCGGTCGAAGGGGAAGGCCCTGTGGCACGCGCTCGTGCACTGGCGCGACTGGAGCCTCCCCGTCAAGCTTTCGGCCGTCACCGTCGTGCCCATCGTCATCGCGCTGGTGCTCGGCATCACGACGATCGCGGCCCAGGTCGGCCGCTCGGACGAATACCAGCGGCTCGACCGGCTCGTCGCGCTCGGCGGCCAGGTCCGCGCGCTCACCGGCGCCCTGCAGCAGGAGCGCACGGTCACCGCGGCGATGCTGACCGACGGCACCGTCGGCGGCACCCCCGAACTCGCGGCGGCCCGCAAGGCCACCGACGCGGCGGTCGGCCCGTTCACCGCCGCCCAGTCCCGCGCGGCCGCCATCGAACCGGGCGTCGCGGGTGCCGCCGGCGCCGCCACCTCGCAGCTGGGCAACCTCGACTTCCTGCGCCGCCAGGTCGACGGCGGCCAGCTCGACCCCGGCCAGGCCATCACGGCGTTCTCCGACCTCGCGAAGCCGCTCGTCGCCCTCGACACCGCGGCCACCGCGGGCGCCGGTGACGGCACGCTCGGCGGCACCCCCGCCGGGCTGCACGAGCTCCTCGTCGCGGGCGAGCAGGTGTCGGTCAGCCAGGCGCTGGTGTCCTTCGGCATCGCGCGCGCCGGGCTGTCGCCGAGCGAGCTCGCCACCCTCCGCGCCGCCGAGCTGCGCCTCGGCGACCGGCTCGTCGACTTCCGCTCCGCGGCGGGCGACACGCTGCAGCGCGACTTCGCGGCCATCGCCGAAGGCTCGCAGGCGCAGAGCCGCGCCCGGATGGTCGAGTCGGTGCTGAACGCGCCGAGCGGCGCGGTCGACGACGCCTTCCGGACGCTGTCGCCCCAGGACTGGAACGCCGCGTCCGGCGCGATGCGCACGCAGATCGGGCAGGTCGCCGACCGGCTCGGCGGGGCGGCGTCGGCGACGTCGGCGGAGCTGGTCGACGAGTCCAGCAGCGGTGCGGGCCTGCTCGCCGTGCTGCTGTTCGGCGCGATGGTGCTCGCCGTCGCGGTCGTCTTCCTCATCACCCGCCAGCTGCTGCGCTCGCTGAAGGTGCTGCGCCGCAGCGCCCTCGACGTCGCCGAGAACGCGCTGCCGGAGGCCGTCCGCAACATCCAGGAGGGCCGCGCGCAGGGCACCGACGTCCGGCCGGTCCCGGTGCAGACCGACGACGAGGTCGGCGAGGTGGCGCGCGCGTTCGACAAGGTGCACCACCAGGCGCTGCGGCTGGCGACCGAGCAGGCCGCGATGCGCACCGGCTACGGCAGCGTCTTCGTCAACCTTTCGCGGCGCAGCCAGAGCCTGGTCCAGCGGCAGCTGCAGCTGATCGAGCAGCTCGAGCGGGACGAGGAGGACGCCGACCAGCTGGCGACGCTGTTCCAGCTCGACCACCTCGCCACCCGGATGCGGCGCAACAACGAGAACCTGATGGTGCTCTCGGGCGCCGAGCCGGGCCGCCGGTCGGGGAAGCCGGTCGGCACGACGGACATGCTGCGCGCCGCGGTGTCGGAGATCGAGCAGTACCAGCGGGTCCAGGTCCAGCCGCCGCCCCCGGCGCGGATCGTCGGCTACGCGGCGAGCGACCTGATGCGCCTGGTCGCCGAGCTGCTGGACAACGCCACGGCGTTCTCCGCGCCGGAGACGTCGGTGACGGTGGCGTCGCGGCTGGGCGAGGACGGCTCGCTCAACATCGACATCCTCGACAAGGGCATCGGCATGAACGAGGCCGAGGTCGCCGAGGCGAACACCCGGCTGACCGAAGCGGGGTCGGTCGACCTGGCCACCTCACGCCGGATGGGCTTGTTCGTCGTCGGCCGCCTGGCCAGCAGGCACCGCATCGGGGTCTCGCTGCACGGCGGCAAGGACATCGTCGGCGTCCGCGCCACGGTCGTCGTCCCGGCGGACCTGGTGATGCCGGTGACCGACGGCCCGGCGACCGGCCCGATCGGCGCCCTCCAACAGCACCCGGCCAGCCCCGCGGCGGGCAACCGCCTGCCGCGCCGCCAGGTCAACGGCCACTCCCGCCCGCGCCCGGTCGTCCCGCAGCAGCCGGCGATGGGGGAGGAGCGCTGGCCGTCGGCGAGCGACCTCGCGGGCCTCTCGGACCCGCGCCCGCCCTCGGACCTGGAGATCTCCGGGACGGCGCTGTTCGCGCCCCTCCCGAAGGACGACGACACCCCGCCGTCGCCGCCGCGCCCGACGTTGCCCGCGGTGCTGCCGGTGCCCCCGCAGCCGCCGAAGCAGCCGAAGCCGGACGAGCTGCCGGCGGGCAAGGACCTGTTCTCCGCCAACGAGACGACGCTGAGCGACTGGTGGCGGCAGGCAACGGCAACCCCGCCGGCCGCCCCGGCCCCCGAGCCGGCCCCGGACCGGTCGGAGACGACCCCGATCTTCGACGAGATGCTGTCGGCGTGGTTCCGCGAGGACAAGCCGGCCGCCGCTCCGGCGACCCCGGTCACTCCTGCTCCTTCGGCTCCTGCCTCGGCTCCTTCGGCCGAGGAACCGGCCGCGGCGGAAGCGGAACCGCAGGAGCGACGCAGCTGGGACTTCGCGAGCGACGAGAACTTCCGCACGGTCCAGGCCCGGTCCCAGGCCGCCCCGACGGCGTTCACGGAGGCGGGCCTCCCGCGCCGCCGCCGAGGCGAGCAGCTGATGCCGGGCAGCGCGGTCCCGCCCCCGGCCGCCCCCACCCCGGCGCCGTCCCGCCCGGAACTCCCGGTCCGCGACCCGGCGGACGTCCGAGGCCGCCTGAGCAGCTTCCAACAGGGCGTGACCCGCGGCCGCCAGCAGGCCCGCCAGTCGAAGCCCCAAGCAGCCGGCACCGAGGGCGCGACACCGGCCACGGCCGCCCAGCCGGGCACGACCGCTCCGGCACGCCAGCCGGGCGGGGTCGCCTCGGCCTTCCAGCCGGGCGCGGGCGATCCGGCACCTCAGCAGGCAGCGGGTCTTTCGCCTGCGCACCAGCCGGGCACCGACGAGCGGGCGGTGGGCGCTCCGGCCACGCAGGCAAGCGCGGACCAGTCGACCGGCCCGCAGCCGGAGACAGCGGCCCATCAGAGCGCTTCCGCCGCGCACCCGCCCACCGGCACCGACAGGCAGCCCGCCGGCTCCCAGCCGAACGGCCTGCCCCAACCCCGCCGCCAGTCGCCGCCGGCCCAGAGCGGCCAGCCCGGGCCGGGTCAGGCGGGTGCCCTGCCGAACGGTCTGCTTCAGCCGGGTCAGGCGGGCGCTGAGCCGAACGGTCAGTCCGGGCCGGGTCAGGCGGGTGCCCTGCCGAAGGGTCTGCTTCAGCCGGGTCAGGCGGGCGCTGAGCCGAACGGTCAGTCCGGGCCGGGTCAGGCGGGTGCTCTGCCGAACGGTCTGCTTCAGCCGGGTCAAGCGGGCGCTGAGCCGAACGGCCAGTCCGGGGCGGGTCAGGCGGGCGCTGAGCCGAACGGTCAGCCCGGGCCGGGTCAGGCGGGTGCCCTGCCGAACGGTCTGCTTCCGCCGGGGCGGCCGAACGGCCTGCCCCGACCGGGCCAAGCCGGTGCCCAGCCGAACGGGCTGCCTCAGCGGGGCCAGGCGGGTGCTCAGCCGGACGGCCTGCTGCAGCCCGGCCAGGCGGGCGCCCAGCCGAACGGCGTGCCCCAGCCGATCCCGCCCGGCGCCCCGGACGGCCTGCCCCAGCGAGGCCAGACCGCGCCCCCACCGGCCACCGACCTCCACCCCCCGGCGCAACCGCCGTCCGACGAGCCGGAGGTCCCCACCGCCACCGGCCGCCCCAGCACTCCGCCGTCGTCGCTGCCCTCCCGCCGCGGCGCCGGGGCGGAAACCCCGGAGACCCCCGAAGCCCCCGTCCCCCGGGAGGAAACCTCCGCCGTCGAGGTCACCACCGAGTGGAACTTCGGGACCGATGACGGGTGGCGGGCGGTGCAAGCGGTGTCCCAGTCGGCACCCGCCACATTCACTTCGGCAGGATTGCCCCGGCGCCGTCGCGGGGAGCAGCTGCTTCCGGGCAGCGCCGGACCGCCCACCGGAGCCACGGCTCCCCGACCACAACGGGACGCGCACGACGTGCGCGGCCGCCTGCGGAGCTTCCAGCAGGGCATCGAGCGTGGACGCCACCGCACCGCACAGGCGGCCGAGACCAACCACGAGACACTGGAGGGTGAATGA
- a CDS encoding DUF485 domain-containing protein has translation MYDVARPATGNALEETGRMPALFSGERPPGAPQRRPAAPTGPDYTGIQASREFVALRRRFRGFVFPMSLAFFAWYMTYVLLAAYAHDFMSRKVFGQVNVGIVLGIGQFASTALVTWLYLRYARRQVDPRVAELRARAGVPEGPRR, from the coding sequence ATGTACGACGTCGCGCGACCAGCGACGGGCAACGCCCTCGAGGAGACCGGCCGGATGCCGGCCCTCTTCAGCGGGGAGCGCCCGCCGGGCGCCCCGCAGCGGCGGCCCGCCGCCCCCACCGGCCCCGACTACACCGGGATCCAGGCCAGCCGCGAGTTCGTCGCGCTGCGCCGCCGGTTCCGCGGGTTCGTCTTCCCGATGAGCCTCGCCTTCTTCGCCTGGTACATGACGTACGTGCTGCTGGCCGCCTACGCGCACGACTTCATGAGCCGCAAGGTGTTCGGCCAGGTCAACGTCGGCATCGTGCTCGGCATCGGCCAGTTCGCCAGCACCGCGCTGGTCACCTGGCTCTACCTCCGCTACGCGCGCCGCCAGGTCGACCCCCGCGTGGCCGAGCTGCGCGCCCGCGCGGGCGTGCCGGAAGGGCCGCGCCGGTGA
- a CDS encoding cation acetate symporter, whose protein sequence is MTALAAGGVPASNPIVNTAVFALFVAITLYVVYRASSRNSSTSDYYAAGSAFTGRQNGIALSGDFLSAASFLGIAGAIAIHGYDGFLYSIGFLVAWLVDLLLIAELLRNTGRFTMGDVLSFRMKQRPVRAAAATSTLVISFFYMLAQMAGAGGLVALLLNVHSKLGQALVIGVVGLVMVLYVLVGGMKGTTWVQIIKATILLLCGALLTVFLFGKFGFSFSNLLSSAAENSPLGDKLLEPGGSYGKNGTTKLDFVSLALALVLGAAALPHVLMRFYTVPNSREARRSVVWATACMFLFYLCTLVIGFGAAALVGADEIKAAPGGENSAAPLLALHVGGTLLLGIIAAVAFATILAVVAGLTITASASFAHDVYANIFKRGKAEPADEVRVARLTAIVVGVFAIVGGVLANGQNIAFLVALAFAVAASANLSTLLFSLFWKRFNTTGTLWGIYGGLIACLLLVLFSPVVSGSPDSIFKGIDFAWFPLKNPGLVSIPFSFLCGFVGTLVGKPKADAEKQAEMEVRSLTGIGS, encoded by the coding sequence GTGACCGCCCTCGCCGCGGGCGGGGTGCCCGCCAGCAACCCGATCGTCAACACGGCCGTGTTCGCCCTGTTCGTCGCCATCACGCTTTACGTCGTCTACCGGGCCAGCAGCCGGAACTCGTCGACGTCGGACTACTACGCCGCGGGCAGCGCGTTCACCGGCCGCCAGAACGGCATCGCCCTCTCCGGCGACTTCCTGTCGGCGGCGTCCTTCCTCGGGATCGCCGGCGCCATCGCGATCCACGGCTACGACGGCTTCCTCTATTCGATCGGCTTCCTCGTCGCCTGGCTGGTCGACCTGCTGCTGATCGCCGAGCTGCTGCGCAACACCGGCCGCTTCACGATGGGCGACGTGCTCAGCTTCCGGATGAAGCAGCGCCCGGTCCGCGCGGCGGCCGCGACGTCGACGCTGGTCATCTCCTTCTTCTACATGCTGGCGCAGATGGCGGGCGCCGGCGGCCTGGTGGCGCTGCTGCTGAACGTGCACTCCAAGCTCGGCCAGGCGCTGGTGATCGGCGTCGTCGGGCTGGTCATGGTGCTGTACGTGCTGGTCGGCGGCATGAAGGGCACCACGTGGGTGCAGATCATCAAGGCGACCATCCTGCTGCTGTGCGGCGCGCTGCTCACCGTGTTCCTGTTCGGCAAGTTCGGCTTCTCGTTCTCGAACCTGCTCTCCTCGGCGGCCGAAAACAGCCCGCTCGGCGACAAGCTCCTCGAGCCGGGCGGCTCGTACGGCAAGAACGGCACCACCAAGCTGGACTTCGTCTCGCTCGCGCTGGCGCTGGTCCTCGGCGCGGCGGCGCTGCCGCACGTGCTGATGCGCTTCTACACGGTGCCGAACTCCCGTGAGGCGCGGCGAAGCGTCGTCTGGGCGACGGCGTGCATGTTCCTCTTCTACCTGTGCACGCTGGTGATCGGCTTCGGCGCGGCCGCACTGGTCGGCGCGGACGAAATCAAGGCCGCGCCCGGCGGCGAGAACTCGGCGGCGCCGCTGCTGGCCCTGCACGTCGGCGGGACGCTGCTGCTGGGCATCATCGCCGCGGTCGCGTTCGCGACGATCCTCGCGGTCGTGGCCGGGCTGACGATCACTGCGTCGGCCTCGTTCGCCCACGACGTCTACGCGAACATCTTCAAGCGGGGCAAGGCGGAGCCGGCCGACGAGGTCCGGGTGGCGCGGCTGACCGCGATCGTCGTCGGGGTGTTCGCGATCGTCGGCGGCGTCCTGGCGAACGGGCAGAACATCGCGTTCCTGGTGGCGCTGGCGTTCGCGGTGGCGGCGTCGGCGAACCTCTCGACGCTGCTCTTCTCCTTGTTCTGGAAGCGGTTCAACACGACCGGCACGCTCTGGGGCATCTACGGCGGCCTGATCGCGTGCCTGCTGCTGGTGCTCTTTTCGCCGGTCGTCTCGGGCTCGCCGGACTCGATCTTCAAGGGCATCGACTTCGCCTGGTTCCCGCTGAAGAACCCGGGCCTGGTCTCGATCCCGTTCTCGTTCCTGTGCGGGTTCGTCGGCACGCTGGTCGGCAAGCCGAAGGCGGACGCCGAGAAGCAGGCCGAGATGGAAGTCCGTTCCCTCACCGGCATCGGCAGCTGA
- a CDS encoding TetR/AcrR family transcriptional regulator — translation MPGGDAVRPMRADAKRNYERIVATAKQLFTAQGPDVPLDDVAKKAGVGAGTLYRHFPTREKLFEAVYRDEIEVLADRAFALHDELPPWEALEAWLTDQVTWVVERHKLATFLKESIDSGSETFQYCQKRLREATGVLVDAAQDAGLIRADIEGVDVLRLGHGAGMAVRNCSPEDGRRVLAVILDGLRV, via the coding sequence ATGCCGGGTGGTGACGCGGTCCGTCCGATGCGGGCGGACGCAAAGCGCAACTACGAGCGCATCGTCGCGACGGCGAAGCAGCTCTTCACCGCGCAGGGTCCCGACGTGCCGCTGGACGACGTCGCCAAGAAGGCGGGAGTCGGGGCCGGGACGCTCTACCGGCACTTCCCGACCCGCGAGAAGCTGTTCGAAGCGGTCTACCGCGACGAGATCGAAGTGCTCGCCGACCGCGCGTTCGCGCTGCACGACGAGCTGCCGCCGTGGGAGGCGCTGGAAGCGTGGCTGACCGACCAGGTCACCTGGGTCGTCGAGCGGCACAAGCTGGCCACGTTCCTCAAGGAGTCGATCGACTCGGGCTCCGAGACGTTCCAGTACTGCCAGAAGCGGCTGCGCGAAGCGACCGGGGTGCTGGTGGACGCCGCTCAGGACGCGGGGCTGATCCGCGCGGACATCGAGGGCGTCGACGTGCTGCGGCTGGGGCACGGCGCGGGGATGGCGGTGCGCAACTGCAGCCCGGAGGACGGCAGGCGGGTGCTGGCCGTGATCCTGGACGGCCTGCGCGTCTGA